One genomic window of Sphingopyxis sp. OPL5 includes the following:
- a CDS encoding N-succinylarginine dihydrolase: MMLTEINFDGIIGPTHNYAGLSRGNIASASNAGDVSQPRAAALQGIDKMRHNLALGLPQGFFTPLDRPDAPWLEVLGTTLEGAEPHLRAQAWSASAMWAANAATVSPAPDSGDGKCHLTVANLVTMPHRSHEWQGTLKQLRVAFADPAFAVHGPVPAPFGDEGAANHMRLCDGHGSAGVEIFVYGVGGGRYPARQHLDASKAIARHHRLDPARTLFIRQSDSAIQGGAFHNDVVAVANERVLFTHETAFHDREAAHAEIRAAFPAVEIVEVPADAVSLPDAIKSYLFNAQLVSLPDGGGMGLVLPTEAQDTASVWSWLEAHVAGNGPIRKLLPVNVRQSMANGGGPACLRLRVVADPARVDPRFMADAGKLDRISEIVARHWPEAIAAADLASAGLTADVRRARAALLEALELSELA; the protein is encoded by the coding sequence TTGATGCTCACCGAAATCAATTTCGACGGGATCATCGGCCCGACGCATAATTATGCGGGGCTGAGCCGCGGCAATATCGCGTCGGCGTCGAACGCCGGCGACGTGTCGCAGCCGCGCGCCGCGGCACTGCAGGGCATCGACAAGATGCGCCACAATCTGGCGCTCGGCTTGCCGCAAGGCTTCTTCACCCCGCTCGACCGGCCCGATGCGCCATGGCTGGAGGTGCTGGGAACGACGCTCGAGGGTGCCGAGCCGCATCTGCGCGCGCAGGCCTGGTCGGCGTCGGCGATGTGGGCGGCGAACGCCGCGACGGTCTCTCCCGCCCCCGACAGCGGCGATGGCAAATGCCATCTGACCGTCGCCAACCTCGTCACCATGCCGCACCGCAGCCACGAGTGGCAGGGCACGCTGAAGCAGCTCAGGGTGGCTTTCGCCGACCCCGCCTTCGCGGTGCACGGGCCCGTCCCCGCCCCATTCGGCGACGAGGGCGCGGCAAACCATATGCGGCTGTGCGACGGCCACGGCTCCGCCGGGGTCGAGATCTTCGTCTATGGCGTCGGTGGCGGGCGCTATCCGGCGCGCCAGCATCTCGACGCGTCGAAGGCGATCGCGCGGCATCACCGGCTCGATCCCGCGCGCACGCTGTTCATCCGCCAGTCGGACAGCGCGATCCAGGGCGGCGCCTTCCACAACGACGTCGTCGCGGTGGCGAACGAGCGCGTGCTGTTCACCCACGAAACCGCCTTCCACGACCGCGAGGCGGCGCATGCCGAAATCCGCGCCGCCTTCCCCGCGGTCGAGATCGTCGAGGTGCCCGCCGATGCGGTGAGCCTGCCCGACGCGATCAAATCCTATCTGTTCAACGCCCAGCTCGTCTCGCTGCCCGACGGCGGCGGCATGGGGCTCGTCCTGCCGACCGAGGCGCAGGACACCGCATCGGTGTGGAGCTGGCTCGAAGCGCATGTCGCGGGCAACGGCCCGATCCGCAAACTGCTGCCGGTCAACGTCCGCCAGTCGATGGCCAATGGCGGTGGCCCCGCGTGCCTGCGGCTGCGCGTCGTCGCCGATCCGGCGAGGGTCGATCCGCGCTTCATGGCCGATGCCGGCAAACTCGACCGGATTTCCGAGATTGTGGCCCGGCATTGGCCGGAGGCGATTGCAGCGGCCGATCTCGCTTCGGCGGGTCTGACCGCCGACGTACGGCGCGCGCGCGCGGCGTTGCTGGAGGCGCTGGAGCTGAGCGAGCTGGCCTGA
- a CDS encoding arginine N-succinyltransferase: MNYVIRAAKPGDLQSIYEMAKLTGGGFTNLPPDRQALRTKLERAEASFACEKEYPSDELYLLVLEDLDSGEVRGTCQIFGQVGQRWPFYSYRIGTDSKHSEQLGRTFHAQVLMLSNDLNGASEVGGLFLHPAARAGGLGLLLARSRYLFIARHRARFGDRILAELRGVIDEAGGSPFWDGVAGKFFGMSFQEADQFNAVHGNQFIADLMPKHPVYIAMLNDHARSVIGVPHPSGRAAMRMLENENFAYENYVDIFDGGPTMTARTDQVASIKDARHGTVTAVAEGGADALVATGRLADFRCCFGKVGDGDTLDGAAAKLLGVGEGDDISWIGR; encoded by the coding sequence GTGAATTATGTGATCCGGGCGGCCAAGCCGGGCGATTTGCAGAGCATTTACGAGATGGCGAAACTGACCGGCGGCGGCTTCACCAACCTGCCCCCCGACCGGCAGGCGCTACGCACCAAGCTCGAGCGCGCCGAGGCGAGTTTCGCGTGCGAGAAGGAATATCCGTCGGACGAGCTGTATCTGCTCGTGCTAGAGGACCTCGACAGCGGCGAGGTGCGCGGCACCTGCCAGATTTTCGGACAGGTCGGCCAGCGCTGGCCCTTCTACTCCTATCGCATCGGCACCGACAGCAAGCATAGCGAGCAGCTCGGCCGCACCTTTCACGCGCAGGTGCTGATGCTCAGCAACGACCTTAACGGCGCGAGCGAGGTCGGCGGACTGTTCCTCCACCCCGCGGCGCGCGCCGGCGGGCTCGGGCTGCTGCTCGCACGCTCGCGCTATCTGTTCATCGCGCGGCACCGCGCGCGCTTTGGCGACCGCATCCTCGCCGAGTTGCGCGGGGTGATCGACGAGGCGGGCGGATCGCCCTTCTGGGACGGGGTCGCGGGCAAATTCTTCGGGATGAGTTTTCAGGAAGCCGACCAGTTCAACGCGGTCCATGGCAACCAGTTCATCGCCGACCTGATGCCCAAGCATCCGGTCTATATCGCGATGCTGAACGACCATGCGCGCAGCGTCATCGGGGTGCCGCACCCCAGCGGCCGCGCGGCGATGCGGATGCTGGAAAATGAGAATTTCGCCTATGAAAATTACGTCGACATCTTCGACGGCGGCCCGACGATGACCGCGCGCACCGACCAGGTCGCGAGCATCAAGGACGCGCGGCACGGCACGGTGACCGCGGTTGCCGAAGGCGGCGCCGATGCGCTGGTCGCGACCGGGCGGCTCGCCGATTTCCGCTGCTGTTTCGGCAAAGTCGGCGATGGCGACACGCTCGACGGCGCGGCCGCGAAGCTGTTGGGTGTGGGCGAGGGCGACGACATCAGCTGGATCGGGCGTTGA
- a CDS encoding hydrolase: protein MTSLTTSESATIERAADAPMLGQVERWAAVNSGTGNLAGLKTVAAMLADAFAVLPGDIRLVAPDPVESVDAAGNIRTTQRGDHLHLRVRPAAPVQLLLTGHMDTVFAADHPFQTLQWREPGVLNGPGTADMKAGISVILAALTALEASPLAARVGYDVMINSDEETGSHASAALIAELAKGKTAALTYEPALPDGTLAGARPGSGNFSITVHGLSAHAGRNPDDGRNALIAAADLALRLNALKSLELKVNPAKIDGGGPNNVVPDQAILRVNMRPSTPEAMVAAEVALRDAIAAVSRDHDVHCHLHGGFNRPPKPLDAAATRLFELVRDCGAALGLPPISWNATGGVCDGNNIAACGVPVVDTMGPRGGAIHSSDEFLIVDSLAERAQLSALTMMKIAERGTV from the coding sequence ATGACCAGCCTCACCACCAGCGAAAGCGCGACGATCGAACGCGCCGCCGATGCGCCGATGCTCGGACAGGTCGAGCGCTGGGCGGCGGTGAACAGCGGCACCGGCAACCTTGCCGGGCTCAAGACCGTCGCCGCCATGCTCGCCGATGCTTTTGCGGTACTGCCCGGCGACATCCGGCTGGTCGCGCCCGATCCGGTCGAAAGCGTCGATGCGGCGGGGAATATCCGGACGACGCAGCGCGGCGACCACCTGCACCTGCGGGTGCGGCCCGCGGCGCCGGTGCAGTTGCTGCTCACCGGCCATATGGACACGGTGTTCGCCGCCGATCATCCGTTCCAGACATTGCAATGGCGCGAGCCCGGCGTGCTCAACGGCCCCGGCACCGCCGACATGAAGGCGGGCATCTCGGTGATCCTTGCCGCGCTGACCGCGCTTGAAGCCTCGCCGCTTGCCGCGCGCGTCGGCTACGACGTGATGATCAACAGCGACGAGGAAACGGGCAGCCACGCCTCCGCCGCGCTGATCGCCGAACTGGCGAAGGGCAAGACCGCCGCCCTCACCTATGAACCCGCGCTGCCCGACGGCACGCTGGCGGGCGCGCGGCCGGGCAGCGGCAACTTCAGCATCACCGTGCACGGCCTGTCGGCGCATGCCGGGCGGAACCCCGACGACGGGCGCAACGCGCTGATCGCGGCGGCCGATCTGGCCTTGCGCCTGAACGCGCTCAAATCCTTGGAATTGAAAGTCAATCCGGCGAAAATCGACGGCGGCGGGCCGAACAATGTCGTCCCCGACCAGGCGATCCTGCGCGTCAACATGCGCCCCTCGACCCCTGAGGCGATGGTCGCCGCCGAGGTCGCGCTGCGCGATGCGATCGCCGCGGTATCGCGCGACCACGACGTCCACTGCCACCTCCACGGCGGCTTCAACCGCCCGCCCAAGCCGCTAGACGCCGCGGCGACGCGCCTGTTCGAACTGGTGCGCGACTGCGGCGCGGCGCTCGGGCTGCCGCCGATCAGCTGGAATGCGACCGGCGGGGTGTGCGACGGCAACAATATCGCGGCGTGCGGCGTGCCCGTCGTCGACACCATGGGACCGCGCGGCGGCGCGATCCACAGTTCGGACGAATTTCTGATCGTCGACAGCCTGGCCGAACGGGCGCAATTGTCGGCGCTGACCATGATGAAAATAGCGGAACGGGGGACGGTGTGA
- a CDS encoding GGDEF domain-containing protein, with amino-acid sequence MTAAFILSTNMSLIGIFAIAFAVVAAMNRDACGVRWIALGYAMGIAYLALEYLQTTQVDPTPVGVSIFLVFLLSQSFCMIGVARHYGVAPPWIAMAAIWSLTILAVPVVFSLVYGSPLRSILYQAPYIAMQLLFAVLVWRSQRRQPLDMLFLALQLGVALLYLAKPLIAAIVGTARSPQGYMDTAYAAISQSASVVLLVAIALVLLLVIMRDTAAEMVARSETDVLSGLLNRRGFDARAEDALARALRLGEPAVLIAADLDHFKAINDSFGHAAGDDVIAAFARLLRDHMPPGAIVSRLGGEEFAVFVTGATLAEARGLAEAVRTAFAATSFAHLGITRAVTASFGVAQLAAGDGLLTLSRRADAALYRAKARGRNRVGTMLSELAPMQPAGVAAG; translated from the coding sequence ATGACAGCCGCCTTCATTCTTTCCACCAACATGTCGCTCATCGGCATCTTCGCGATCGCCTTTGCGGTGGTCGCGGCGATGAATCGCGACGCGTGCGGCGTGCGGTGGATCGCGCTCGGCTATGCGATGGGAATCGCCTATCTCGCGCTCGAATATCTGCAGACGACACAGGTCGACCCGACCCCGGTCGGCGTGAGCATCTTCCTGGTTTTCCTGCTCTCGCAAAGCTTCTGCATGATCGGCGTGGCGCGGCACTATGGTGTCGCGCCGCCGTGGATCGCGATGGCGGCGATCTGGAGCCTGACGATCCTCGCGGTGCCGGTGGTGTTCAGCCTCGTCTATGGCTCGCCGCTGCGGTCGATCCTCTATCAGGCGCCCTATATCGCGATGCAGCTGCTGTTCGCCGTGCTCGTCTGGCGATCGCAGCGCCGCCAGCCGCTCGACATGCTGTTCCTCGCGCTGCAACTGGGCGTGGCGCTGCTCTATCTCGCCAAGCCGCTGATCGCCGCGATCGTCGGCACCGCGCGCTCGCCGCAGGGCTATATGGACACGGCCTATGCCGCCATCTCGCAGAGCGCGAGCGTCGTGCTGCTCGTCGCGATCGCGCTCGTGTTGCTGCTCGTCATCATGCGCGACACGGCGGCGGAGATGGTCGCGCGGTCGGAAACCGACGTGCTGTCGGGCCTGCTCAACCGCCGCGGGTTCGATGCGCGGGCCGAAGACGCGCTGGCCCGCGCACTTCGGCTTGGCGAGCCCGCGGTGCTGATCGCCGCCGACCTCGACCATTTCAAGGCGATCAACGACAGTTTCGGCCATGCCGCGGGCGATGACGTGATCGCCGCCTTTGCCCGATTGTTGCGCGACCATATGCCGCCCGGCGCGATCGTGAGCCGCCTGGGGGGCGAGGAGTTCGCGGTGTTCGTCACCGGCGCGACGCTCGCCGAGGCGCGGGGCCTTGCCGAAGCGGTCCGCACCGCCTTTGCCGCGACATCATTCGCCCATCTTGGCATCACGCGTGCCGTCACCGCGTCGTTCGGCGTCGCGCAGTTGGCGGCCGGCGACGGTCTGCTCACCCTCTCGCGTCGCGCCGATGCCGCGCTTTACCGCGCGAAGGCGCGAGGCCGGAACCGCGTCGGTACCATGCTCTCCGAACTCGCACCGATGCAGCCGGCGGGGGTGGCGGCGGGTTAG
- a CDS encoding MFS transporter: MAEGAVSGGYVYKPHERPIMPGSPANPDHPGRRKLFYLFIGFYLAIVGGFQNGLLLANLTALQGHLDLTPVESGWVTAVYSMTNACMSILLFKVRQEFGIQRFVRATMWALLLANFLQLFDAGYRLELVSRGISGIAASGLSTLAAFYLMQGMPAKARIGGLLLAIGISQVGLPLARAISPLLLADGNVYNLFVLQFAMSLVAVGLVNVLQLPQGDTVRSFGKLDLVTFPLLAVGVGLLCAFFVQGRIVWWTTPWLGGTLAAAILLIGIAFLIEHNRANPMLHTRWMGSSDLLKFALTGAAVRVLLSEQNFGASGLLSAVGMGNDQLVTYYAILAAATLAGGVLAVARLNPLDLRRPILVSLAVIAVAAFADTHSGLMTRPGNLYLTQAALAFAAVYFMGPMLMEGFVRALAKGPSYVISFLAVFNLSQTLGGLAGVGALSAFHTLRTKQHLMTLGSSLSTSDPGVAQAINALANGLGGTMTDPALRSGVAGAQVVQEVAREAAILAFNDIFFVIGSLSALAFVVMFARWLYDRRRGVNPLAKELEALQKMLARTQ; this comes from the coding sequence ATGGCTGAGGGGGCCGTATCCGGCGGTTATGTCTACAAGCCGCACGAACGCCCGATCATGCCGGGGTCGCCGGCAAACCCCGACCATCCGGGGCGGCGCAAGCTTTTCTACCTGTTTATCGGTTTTTATCTCGCGATCGTCGGCGGATTCCAGAACGGGCTGCTGCTCGCCAACCTGACCGCGTTGCAGGGCCATCTCGACCTCACCCCCGTCGAGTCGGGGTGGGTCACCGCCGTCTACAGCATGACCAACGCCTGCATGAGCATATTGCTGTTCAAGGTGCGGCAGGAATTCGGCATCCAGCGCTTCGTGCGCGCGACGATGTGGGCGCTGTTGCTCGCCAATTTCCTGCAATTGTTCGATGCGGGATACCGGCTCGAACTGGTGTCGCGCGGCATATCGGGGATCGCGGCGAGCGGGCTGTCGACGCTCGCGGCCTTCTATCTGATGCAGGGGATGCCGGCGAAGGCGCGGATCGGCGGGCTGCTGCTAGCGATCGGCATTTCGCAGGTCGGCCTGCCGCTGGCGCGCGCGATTTCGCCGCTGCTGCTCGCCGACGGCAATGTCTATAATCTGTTCGTGCTGCAATTCGCGATGTCGCTGGTCGCGGTCGGGTTGGTCAATGTCCTGCAATTGCCGCAGGGCGATACCGTCCGCTCGTTCGGCAAGCTCGACCTCGTGACCTTTCCGCTGCTCGCGGTCGGGGTGGGGCTGCTCTGCGCCTTTTTTGTCCAGGGCCGCATCGTGTGGTGGACGACGCCCTGGCTCGGCGGCACGCTGGCGGCGGCGATCCTGCTGATCGGTATCGCGTTCCTGATCGAGCATAACCGTGCCAACCCGATGCTCCACACGCGCTGGATGGGGAGCAGCGACCTGCTGAAATTCGCGCTGACCGGCGCCGCGGTCCGCGTGCTGCTGTCCGAACAGAATTTCGGCGCCTCGGGCCTGCTCTCTGCGGTCGGCATGGGGAACGACCAGCTTGTCACTTATTATGCGATCCTCGCGGCCGCGACGCTGGCGGGCGGCGTGCTCGCGGTGGCGCGGCTCAACCCGCTCGACCTGCGGCGGCCGATCCTCGTCTCGCTCGCGGTGATCGCGGTCGCCGCGTTCGCCGACACCCATTCGGGCCTGATGACGCGGCCCGGGAACCTGTATCTGACCCAGGCCGCGCTGGCCTTTGCCGCGGTCTATTTCATGGGGCCGATGCTGATGGAGGGCTTTGTGCGCGCGCTCGCCAAGGGGCCGTCGTACGTCATCAGCTTCCTCGCGGTCTTCAACCTGTCGCAGACCTTGGGCGGCCTCGCCGGGGTCGGCGCGCTGTCGGCGTTCCACACGCTGCGCACCAAGCAGCATCTGATGACGCTGGGCAGCAGCCTGTCGACGAGCGACCCCGGGGTGGCGCAGGCGATCAACGCGCTCGCGAACGGCCTCGGCGGCACGATGACCGACCCGGCGCTGCGCAGCGGGGTCGCGGGGGCCCAGGTGGTGCAGGAGGTGGCGCGCGAAGCCGCGATCCTCGCCTTCAACGATATTTTCTTCGTCATCGGCAGCCTGTCGGCGCTGGCCTTCGTGGTCATGTTCGCGCGCTGGCTCTATGATCGCCGGCGCGGGGTCAACCCGCTGGCGAAGGAACTCGAAGCCCTCCAGAAAATGTTGGCAAGGACTCAATGA
- a CDS encoding HlyD family secretion protein, whose protein sequence is MTDKTTSDPAPAGPPPVPAETAKPAPAPAPTPAPEPAAPPADAAPAESGEGSGWRPDRSRRQMVLFGLVIVAGVLAALYAWGLPPFRASSQTTDNAYVRGQTTIIAPQVGGYVTEVLVQDFQTVQPGQVLVRIDDSIYRQRVAQGAASIAAQTASLDNSAQSQRSAEAQVKAQDAAVANARAQLQRAQADMRRVNELVDAGSVSLRERDQTLAALRQAEAGVRAAEAQRQIALEQVRSVTVGRGGLQAGVENAKATRGLADIDLMRTVVRAPRAGKLSEVTVRVGQLVNPGTQMMYLVPQKHWVVANFKEAQTAKIRVGQAATLRIDALGGAELKGVVENIAPAAGSEFSIVKPDTGSGNFVKVPQRIAVRIRIEPGQKLAERLGPGMSVIATVRTGAE, encoded by the coding sequence ATGACCGACAAGACCACATCCGATCCCGCGCCCGCCGGCCCGCCGCCGGTTCCCGCCGAAACGGCAAAGCCCGCGCCCGCGCCCGCGCCGACGCCCGCACCCGAACCGGCCGCGCCGCCCGCCGACGCCGCGCCCGCCGAAAGCGGCGAAGGCAGCGGCTGGCGGCCCGATCGTTCGCGGCGGCAGATGGTGCTGTTCGGCCTCGTCATCGTCGCCGGGGTGCTCGCGGCGCTCTATGCCTGGGGCCTGCCGCCCTTCCGCGCGTCGAGCCAGACCACCGACAACGCCTATGTGCGCGGCCAGACGACGATCATCGCGCCGCAGGTCGGCGGCTATGTGACCGAGGTGCTGGTGCAGGATTTCCAGACCGTGCAGCCCGGGCAGGTGCTGGTGCGGATCGACGACAGCATCTATCGCCAGCGCGTCGCGCAAGGGGCCGCCAGCATCGCGGCGCAGACCGCCAGCCTCGACAACAGCGCGCAAAGTCAGCGCTCGGCCGAGGCACAGGTCAAGGCGCAGGACGCCGCGGTCGCCAACGCCCGCGCCCAGTTGCAGCGCGCGCAGGCCGACATGCGCCGCGTCAATGAACTGGTCGATGCGGGATCGGTGTCGCTGCGCGAACGCGACCAGACGCTCGCCGCGCTGCGTCAGGCGGAAGCCGGGGTCCGCGCGGCCGAGGCGCAGCGCCAGATCGCGCTCGAACAGGTGCGCTCGGTCACCGTCGGGCGCGGCGGGCTGCAGGCCGGGGTCGAAAATGCGAAGGCGACACGCGGGCTTGCCGACATCGACCTGATGCGGACGGTGGTGCGGGCGCCGCGCGCCGGCAAGCTGAGCGAAGTCACCGTGCGCGTCGGCCAGCTCGTCAATCCGGGGACCCAGATGATGTATCTGGTACCGCAGAAACATTGGGTCGTCGCCAATTTTAAGGAAGCGCAGACCGCGAAGATCCGCGTCGGCCAAGCGGCGACGCTGCGCATCGACGCGCTCGGCGGCGCCGAGCTCAAAGGGGTGGTCGAAAACATCGCCCCGGCGGCGGGCAGCGAGTTCAGCATCGTCAAGCCCGACACCGGATCGGGCAATTTCGTCAAGGTGCCGCAGCGTATCGCGGTGCGGATCCGTATCGAACCCGGTCAGAAGCTCGCCGAGCGATTGGGACCCGGCATGTCGGTGATCGCGACCGTTCGTACCGGGGCCGAGTGA
- a CDS encoding efflux transporter outer membrane subunit, with protein sequence MRRVLPIAVLLLAGCAPAITPRPDASLVAPPADWRTAMPAAGPVESAWWAGFGDARLSALVDQARANNTDLAIAAARVAEARAQERVARSLLLPTLSANVPGAEARSVNAFGQPSESFSAQPAFQAAYEIDLFGRNAATVDAARANAAAVAAAREAATLSVSAATASSYIVLLALDERRALLVQTLASRGEALRIARDRAEAGYTSRLELSQAEAEYRGTEQQIPAIEAAIARQENALSLLVGDTPHAIDRGADFDALVTPGVPAVLPSDLVRRRPDIAQAEYALAATDANLRGARAQFLPQIRLSASAGAAISSLLDDPISVWSIGGSILAPIFSGGRLQGQFDAATAQRDQAAFAYRRTVLTAFREVEDQLAVIDRIGVQQQALLAQRAAVAETLRHATNRYRAGYSPYLEQIDAQRALFAVDIALIQLRTDRLTAYVALYQALGGGAPT encoded by the coding sequence ATGCGGCGCGTTCTTCCGATCGCGGTGCTGCTGCTTGCCGGCTGTGCCCCGGCGATCACGCCGCGCCCCGATGCCAGCCTCGTCGCACCGCCCGCCGACTGGCGCACCGCGATGCCCGCCGCCGGTCCGGTCGAGAGTGCCTGGTGGGCGGGCTTCGGCGATGCGCGATTGTCGGCGCTGGTCGACCAGGCGCGCGCGAACAATACGGATCTGGCGATCGCGGCGGCGCGGGTGGCCGAGGCGCGGGCGCAGGAACGCGTCGCCCGATCGCTGCTGCTGCCGACGCTGTCGGCCAATGTCCCCGGCGCCGAGGCGCGCAGCGTCAATGCCTTCGGCCAGCCGAGCGAAAGCTTCTCGGCGCAGCCGGCGTTCCAGGCGGCGTATGAGATCGACCTGTTCGGGCGCAACGCCGCGACGGTCGACGCGGCGCGCGCCAATGCCGCCGCCGTCGCGGCGGCGCGCGAGGCGGCGACGCTGTCGGTCAGCGCCGCGACCGCGAGCAGCTATATCGTCCTTCTCGCGCTCGACGAGCGGCGCGCCTTGCTGGTGCAGACGCTGGCGTCGCGTGGCGAGGCGCTGCGCATCGCGCGCGACCGCGCCGAGGCGGGCTATACCTCGCGGCTCGAACTCAGCCAGGCCGAGGCCGAATATCGCGGCACCGAGCAGCAGATTCCGGCGATCGAGGCGGCGATCGCGCGGCAGGAAAATGCCTTGTCGCTGCTCGTCGGCGATACGCCGCATGCGATCGATCGCGGCGCCGATTTCGACGCGCTCGTTACCCCGGGGGTGCCCGCCGTGCTGCCCTCCGACCTCGTCCGCCGCCGCCCCGACATCGCGCAAGCCGAATATGCGCTCGCCGCGACCGACGCCAATTTGCGCGGCGCACGCGCGCAGTTCCTGCCGCAAATCCGCCTGTCGGCGTCGGCGGGGGCGGCGATTTCGTCCTTGCTCGACGATCCGATCTCGGTCTGGTCGATCGGCGGCAGCATCCTGGCGCCGATCTTTTCGGGCGGGCGGTTGCAGGGCCAGTTCGATGCGGCGACCGCGCAGCGCGACCAGGCCGCCTTCGCCTATCGCCGCACCGTGCTCACCGCCTTTCGCGAGGTCGAGGACCAGCTGGCGGTGATCGACCGGATCGGGGTGCAGCAACAGGCGCTGCTCGCCCAGCGCGCGGCGGTCGCCGAAACATTGCGCCACGCGACCAACCGCTACCGTGCCGGCTATTCGCCCTATCTCGAACAGATCGACGCGCAGCGCGCGCTGTTCGCGGTCGATATCGCGCTGATCCAGCTGCGCACCGACCGGCTCACCGCCTATGTCGCGCTCTATCAGGCGCTGGGGGGCGGGGCGCCGACCTAG
- a CDS encoding spermidine synthase, producing MTPRILLATADVPGGDPLRLFQRGDDYFITLGHSELMTSRMSGSEEALAEMSCDRLRDDAAPRLLIGGYGMGFTLRAALARLGADARITVAELVPEIIDWARGPMATLTASCLDDPRVDLVLDDVGAVIGGATRRYDAILLDVDNGPDGLTRTGNDRIYSMAGLARARTALRPGGILAIWSAAPDVRFTRQLKDAGFAVEEAAVRARANGKGGRHVIWFARTA from the coding sequence ATGACCCCGCGCATCCTCCTCGCCACCGCCGACGTCCCCGGCGGCGACCCGCTGCGCCTGTTCCAGCGCGGCGACGATTATTTCATCACGCTCGGCCACAGCGAATTGATGACCAGCCGGATGAGCGGGTCCGAGGAAGCACTCGCGGAAATGAGCTGCGACCGGCTGCGCGACGACGCCGCCCCGCGCCTGCTGATCGGCGGCTACGGCATGGGCTTCACCCTGCGCGCGGCGCTGGCGCGGCTCGGCGCCGACGCCCGCATCACCGTCGCCGAGCTGGTGCCCGAGATCATCGACTGGGCGCGCGGGCCGATGGCGACGCTCACCGCGAGCTGCCTCGACGACCCGCGCGTCGACCTGGTGCTGGACGATGTCGGCGCGGTGATCGGCGGTGCGACGCGGCGCTACGACGCCATCCTGCTCGACGTCGACAACGGCCCCGACGGGCTGACCCGCACCGGCAACGACCGCATCTATTCGATGGCGGGTCTGGCGCGGGCGCGCACCGCGCTGCGCCCCGGCGGCATCCTCGCGATCTGGTCGGCGGCGCCCGACGTTCGCTTCACCCGCCAGCTCAAGGACGCGGGCTTCGCTGTCGAGGAAGCGGCGGTGCGCGCCCGCGCGAACGGCAAGGGCGGCCGCCATGTCATCTGGTTCGCCCGCACGGCCTAG